The Arachidicoccus terrestris genome includes the window GTTGTACCAAATTGGATGAAAAGGTCTATGACCGAATTAAAGGAGAGGATTTTCCCAGCAATAAAAATGACGTGATCCGCAGCTTTTTACGCCCATTTGAGCATGCTTACTGGAGTATTCAGGGCGGTAGCACGTTTATGTTACAGGAAAATAGCTCTGATGAGCTAATGACGCCTAACAGACAAGGAGACTGGTTTGATGGTGCACAATATCAAAGGGTTCATTATCATACCTGGACACCAAATGATGGGTATACCAGCGACGCCTGGAATGCCTTCTACCAAGGTATCGCGCTTGCGACCAATTCTCTTGAAGTATTAAATAAAGTGGATCCGGTAGCAATGGGTATGGAGGAAAAGGATTTGAAAGACCTTAAAGCTGAGCTGCATACTTTACGGGCATGGTTTCATCTTCGGGCATTTGATTTTTACAGAAATATCATCATCGTAGATTCAATTGGTGACAACACAGGACCTATGACGCAATCTACACCTAAAGAAACTTTTAATTTTATAGAAAAGGAGCTACTGAATGCGATTCCCGATTTACCAACTGTAGAAGACTTGGGTATTAACAACGCGATTGGCAGGTGGACGAAAGCGGGAGCCGCGGCACTGTTGGTACGATTGTATTTGAATGCGAAGGTTTACATCGGTGAAGATAAGTATAGTGAATGTGCTAAAGTCTGCCAGGATATTTTAGATGGAAAATATGGGCATTATGAACTGGAAACGAGATGGGATGCACCTTTTGACTACACAAATACCACTTCGCCGGAGACAATTTATGGTTTTCCCGGCAGCTTAAATCAGACGCACTGGCAGTATGATGGGGGTATGTATTTTTGGTGTGTTACTTACCAGGCTCCCAGATATTTTGGATTTTCGGATTTTGGTGATGCGAATCCCAAGTTTGCCTTACAACCAGGTAGAGATGTTGATAGTGTCGAGTATTCATTTAAGTTAGGCAAACCTTTTGTGAAGTTTCAGAAATACAAGGATGACTACCGGCTGAAGGTCTATAAGAATTTAGGAGGTAGCAAGAGAGAAGGTATGTTCTTATATGGTTATTTACCATATATTAATAGTGATGGTGACCAGGATACCGTCCGAGGTAATAAAGGTCCCTATCCTTTGTTCATCAGGGACCAGGTAGGAATGTTTCTGGATGCAAAACCTGGAACAAAGATTGCCGATAAAGAATCTGACATGAATCATGCTGATCATAATTCCGGCGTATTCGCTGTTAAGTATCCTTTCTATCCAGACGGTGATGATCATAGAATTACATCTGCATATGCGGAGATCAGGTTAGCAGAAATCTACTACTCACTGGCTGAGTGCAAATACCGGGCTGGCGATAAGGCCGGAGCCGCTGTCTTATTAAATGCCGTTAGAAAGCGCAATTATCCTGAAGGCTCCAATAGTCTTTATAAAACGGATGGCAGCCAATTGACCGACCAGGAAATGCTGGATGAATGGGGACGTGAGTTTCTGGTTGAAGGCAGAAGAAGGACCGATATGATTCGCTGGGGTGTTTTTAATTCAGGAACATGGTGGGATAAAAAGCCTGATGCAGACGATCATACGGAAATTTTCCCCATCGGCATTAATGTCCTGAACGCTTCCGGATCATCACTAAAACAAAACCCAGGCTACTAAAGCGGCCAACCATAAAAAAGACCATTTATAAAGGAGCTCCTTGGCCTCGGCCTGCGGGGCTCTTTTGTTAAAGCTATTGCAGCAAGCGGCCTCCTAAATGAAGGAAATTTGCAGAAAAAAACTTATATTGTGTTTTGTTTTAACCTTTAAAGAAAAATATCATGGCAGTATTAAAAGTTATTGAAGTGATGGCTAGTTCACCTATTGGTTGGGAAGATGCCGCAGCTCAGGCAGTTGCGGAAGCCTCCAAAACACTAAAAGGTATCCGTTCCGTTTATGTGAAAGAGCAAAGTGCTGTTGTAACGGATAATAAGATTTCAGAATACAGGGTGAATCTGAAGATCTCATTTACGGTAGAGAACTAACAAGTGCATTTACTGACAAAATAAAAGCCTATTTGATTTTAAAGACAAATAGGCTTTTATTGTATTTCTGTATCCTAAGTAGTGTTATTTCCTAAGCTTTTTATAGGCGTTGATCAGGCCATTAGTAGAACTGTCATGCGCTGAAACGGATTCATCGCCTTTAAGCTCTGGCAGGATTTTCCCCGCGAGCTGCTTACCTAATTCAACACCCCACTGGTCAAAGCTGAAAATGTTCCAGATTACACCTTGGACAAAGATCTTATGTTCGTATAAGGCGATCAGGCTGCCTAAAGTTTCTGGGGTGATTTCTTTAACCAGAATGGAATTAGTGGGGCGATTGCCTTCAAAGACTTTAAATGGTGCGATTTTTTTGATCTCTTCTGCTGATTTTCCCTGAGTTTTTAATTCTTCTATGACGGTTTCCTCGGATTTCCCATTCATTAGGGCTTCCGTTTGAGCAAAGAAATT containing:
- a CDS encoding RagB/SusD family nutrient uptake outer membrane protein, encoding MQYKYWIKYTLFGTLALMLGVYSSCTKLDEKVYDRIKGEDFPSNKNDVIRSFLRPFEHAYWSIQGGSTFMLQENSSDELMTPNRQGDWFDGAQYQRVHYHTWTPNDGYTSDAWNAFYQGIALATNSLEVLNKVDPVAMGMEEKDLKDLKAELHTLRAWFHLRAFDFYRNIIIVDSIGDNTGPMTQSTPKETFNFIEKELLNAIPDLPTVEDLGINNAIGRWTKAGAAALLVRLYLNAKVYIGEDKYSECAKVCQDILDGKYGHYELETRWDAPFDYTNTTSPETIYGFPGSLNQTHWQYDGGMYFWCVTYQAPRYFGFSDFGDANPKFALQPGRDVDSVEYSFKLGKPFVKFQKYKDDYRLKVYKNLGGSKREGMFLYGYLPYINSDGDQDTVRGNKGPYPLFIRDQVGMFLDAKPGTKIADKESDMNHADHNSGVFAVKYPFYPDGDDHRITSAYAEIRLAEIYYSLAECKYRAGDKAGAAVLLNAVRKRNYPEGSNSLYKTDGSQLTDQEMLDEWGREFLVEGRRRTDMIRWGVFNSGTWWDKKPDADDHTEIFPIGINVLNASGSSLKQNPGY
- a CDS encoding dodecin family protein, translating into MAVLKVIEVMASSPIGWEDAAAQAVAEASKTLKGIRSVYVKEQSAVVTDNKISEYRVNLKISFTVEN